One Roseburia rectibacter DNA window includes the following coding sequences:
- a CDS encoding cysteine protease StiP family protein: protein MRSSYSDEDVILLLKDITGMVQPEPTEEREKLIQAGRHYSEMLPIEYVPTEKYMQVYREALKNYAKPVALAVGRLADKIIEKKGQNIVLVSLARAGIPIGILVKRYIAKKYHINVPHYSISIIRGRGIDDNAMKYLLSRYEPGQLLFVDGWIGKGAILNELKKDLAQYEDVSSDIAVIADPANVTELCGTHDDILIPSSCLNSTVSGLVSRTFLRSDIIGKDDFHGAVYYGELKDSDLSYEFIHTIEKEFNMDAGKEDKRVEGFGIGEVKQIAETFEIDDINLIKPGIGEATRVLLRRVPWKILIDERYKGDPQLGHLVRLAEEKNVPIQYYPMRHYKCCGIIKKMSDI from the coding sequence AGCGATGAGGATGTGATCCTTTTACTAAAAGATATCACTGGCATGGTGCAGCCAGAGCCGACCGAAGAACGGGAAAAACTGATTCAGGCGGGCAGGCATTACAGTGAAATGCTTCCAATCGAATATGTTCCGACAGAAAAATATATGCAGGTATACCGGGAAGCGTTAAAAAATTATGCAAAACCGGTAGCACTGGCAGTTGGAAGACTTGCGGACAAGATCATTGAAAAAAAGGGACAGAACATTGTGCTCGTTTCATTGGCCCGTGCAGGTATTCCAATCGGAATTTTAGTCAAAAGATACATTGCAAAAAAATATCATATCAATGTACCGCATTATTCTATTTCCATCATTCGTGGTAGAGGGATTGATGACAATGCGATGAAATATCTGTTGAGCCGGTATGAGCCGGGGCAGTTGTTGTTTGTGGACGGGTGGATTGGAAAAGGCGCGATTTTAAATGAATTGAAAAAAGATCTTGCGCAGTATGAAGATGTATCGTCCGATATTGCTGTGATAGCAGATCCTGCCAATGTGACAGAACTTTGTGGTACGCATGATGACATTTTAATACCGAGTTCCTGTTTAAACAGCACAGTGTCAGGTCTGGTCAGCAGAACATTTTTAAGAAGTGATATCATAGGCAAAGATGATTTTCACGGAGCTGTCTATTATGGCGAATTAAAAGATTCGGATCTGTCCTACGAGTTTATCCATACCATTGAAAAAGAATTTAATATGGATGCAGGAAAAGAAGATAAGCGGGTGGAAGGCTTTGGTATTGGTGAGGTAAAACAGATCGCAGAAACATTTGAAATTGATGACATCAATCTGATCAAGCCGGGAATTGGTGAGGCAACAAGAGTATTGCTCCGAAGGGTTCCCTGGAAGATTCTGATTGATGAGAGGTATAAGGGAGATCCGCAGCTTGGACATCTTGTGAGATTAGCGGAGGAAAAAAATGTACCAATCCAGTATTATCCGATGAGGCATTATAAATGCTGCGGTATCATTAAAAAAATGTCAGATATATAA
- a CDS encoding HpcH/HpaI aldolase/citrate lyase family protein, with product MKNDMIYYSVGALLYCPANKKTIADSVIHEKFGNKYSLALCLEDTINDNFVMEAEQDLIASIHQIFESFQDHPFYLPKIFIRVRNAGQIGRLTKAFGDSIKLITGYIIPKFTTDAANSYIEEMIRANEQASKKLYMMPIYESSSIIDLRHRVDILYDLKNLLHPVEDLVLNIRVGGNDLCHMFGFRRHSDESIHRIKPVADIFSDIITVYGMDYVISGPVWEYYSGDNWENGLIQELKDDKLCGFTGKTVIHPNQISVVNKAYQVTRSDFNDAKAILNWDKSSASLVAGNPAQERMNEYKTHHNWAEKIFFLAEVFGIQN from the coding sequence TTGAAAAATGATATGATTTATTACAGTGTTGGCGCACTGCTCTATTGTCCTGCCAATAAAAAAACGATTGCTGACTCTGTGATTCATGAAAAATTTGGAAATAAATATTCTCTGGCTTTATGCCTTGAAGATACGATCAATGACAATTTTGTGATGGAAGCCGAGCAGGATCTGATTGCTTCCATCCATCAGATATTTGAAAGTTTCCAGGATCATCCTTTTTATCTTCCGAAAATCTTTATCCGCGTCCGCAATGCCGGTCAGATTGGACGCTTAACAAAGGCTTTCGGCGACAGCATAAAGCTGATCACCGGTTATATCATTCCGAAATTTACTACTGATGCCGCCAACTCTTATATAGAAGAAATGATCCGGGCAAACGAACAGGCTTCAAAGAAATTATATATGATGCCGATCTATGAAAGTTCCTCCATCATTGATCTAAGACACCGCGTTGATATCCTGTACGATTTAAAGAACCTGCTTCACCCAGTGGAAGATCTCGTTTTAAATATCCGTGTCGGCGGAAATGATCTGTGTCACATGTTTGGCTTCCGCCGTCATTCCGACGAGTCCATTCACCGGATCAAACCTGTTGCTGATATTTTTTCTGATATCATAACCGTTTACGGCATGGACTACGTCATCTCCGGTCCTGTGTGGGAATATTATTCGGGTGATAATTGGGAAAATGGATTAATTCAGGAATTAAAAGACGATAAACTCTGCGGATTCACCGGAAAAACTGTCATCCATCCAAACCAGATCTCCGTTGTAAACAAAGCTTATCAGGTTACACGATCAGATTTTAACGATGCAAAAGCAATTTTAAACTGGGATAAAAGCTCTGCCTCCCTGGTTGCCGGAAATCCGGCTCAGGAAAGGATGAACGAGTACAAAACCCACCATAACTGGGCAGAAAAAATATTTTTTCTTGCAGAGGTCTTTGGCATCCAGAACTAA
- a CDS encoding rhomboid family intramembrane serine protease, whose product MSNSGKKIRLSFNSPVILGFTIICFIVLILDKLTGSASTRTFFSVYRSSLASPFTYIRFFGHVFGHASWDHFFGNIMMLLVVGPLLEEKYGSANILFVILTTALVTGVINFIFFPHVQLLGASGVVFAFILLASLTSIEEGKIPLTFILVALIYIGQQVYDGIFIRDNVSNLTHILGGIVGSGLGYVMNKNKMNRY is encoded by the coding sequence ATGAGTAACAGTGGCAAAAAGATACGTCTGTCATTTAATTCTCCGGTGATTTTGGGATTTACAATTATCTGCTTTATCGTGTTGATTTTGGATAAATTGACAGGAAGTGCATCCACGCGGACATTTTTCAGTGTCTACCGGTCATCGTTAGCAAGTCCGTTCACATACATCCGGTTTTTTGGACATGTATTCGGACATGCCAGCTGGGATCATTTCTTTGGAAATATTATGATGTTATTGGTTGTAGGGCCGCTTTTGGAAGAAAAGTATGGGTCGGCAAATATTTTATTTGTAATTTTAACGACAGCGCTGGTGACAGGTGTGATCAATTTCATATTTTTCCCCCATGTCCAGCTTCTTGGTGCAAGCGGTGTTGTATTTGCGTTTATATTACTTGCATCCTTAACAAGTATTGAAGAAGGAAAAATCCCGCTTACATTTATTCTGGTTGCACTGATCTATATCGGGCAGCAGGTGTATGATGGCATATTTATCCGGGATAATGTTTCAAATCTGACACATATTTTGGGTGGTATTGTCGGTTCAGGTCTTGGCTATGTGATGAATAAAAACAAAATGAACAGATATTGA